The proteins below are encoded in one region of Halichoerus grypus chromosome X, mHalGry1.hap1.1, whole genome shotgun sequence:
- the GPR174 gene encoding putative G-protein coupled receptor 174, whose product MPANDTCAGPDGYKTDFRYFIYAVTYTVILVPGLIGNILALWVFYGYMKETKRAVIFMINLAIADLLQVLSLPLRIFYYLNYDWPFGPGLCMFCFYLKYVNMYASIYFLVCISVRRFCFLMYPFRFHDCKQKYDLYISIAGWLIICLACLLFPLLRTSDDTSGNRTKCFVDLPTRNVNLAHSVAMMTIGELIGFVTPLLIVLYCTWKTVLSLHDKYPVAQDLGEKKKALKMILTCAGVFLICFAPYHFSFPLDFLVKSNKIQSCLARRVILIFHSVALCLASLNSCLDPVIYYFTTNEFRRRLSRQDSIQLHAKSFVSNHTTSTLTTELC is encoded by the coding sequence ATGCCTGCTAATGATACATGTGCTGGGCCAGATGGATATAAGACAGATTTTCGATATTTTATCTATGCAGTGACATATACTGTAATTCTTGTACCAGGTCTCATAGGAAACATATTAGCCTTATGGGTATTTTATGGCTATATGAAAGAAACCAAACGGGCTGTGATATTCATGATAAACTTAGCCATTGCTGACTTACTACAAGTTCTCTCCCTGCCACTGAGGATCTTTTACTACTTGAATTATGACTGGCCATTTGGGCCTGGCCTCTGCATGTTCTGTTTCTACCTGAAGTATGTCAACATGTATGCAAGCATCTACTTCTTGGTCTGCATAAGTGTGCGACGATTTTGCTTTCTCATGTACCCCTTTCGCTTCCATGACTGCAAACAGAAATATGACCTATACATCAGCATTGCTGGCTGGTTGATCATCTGCCTTGCctgtctgctcttccctctcctcagAACCAGTGACGACACTTCAGGCAACAGAACCAAATGCTTTGTGGATCTTCCTACCAGGAATGTCAATCTGGCCCACTCTGTTGCCATGATGACCATTGGCGAGTTGATTGGGTTTGTCACTCCTCTTCTGATTGTCCTATATTGTACCTGGAAGACAGTTTTATCACTGCATGATAAATATCCTGTGGCCCAGGAtcttggggagaaaaagaaagccttgaAGATGATTCTAACCTGTGCAGGAGTATTCCTAATTTGCTTTGCACCTTATCATTTCAGTTTTCCTTTAGATTTCCTGGTCAAGTCCAACAAAATTCAGAGCTGCCTAGCCAGAAGGGTGATTCTAATATTTCATTCTGTTGCCCTCTGTCTTGCTAGTCTGAATTCCTGTCTTGACCCAGTCATATACTACTTCACCACTAATGAGTTCAGAAGACGACTTTCAAGACAAGATAGCATCCAACTCCATGCAAAATCATTTGTAAGCAACCATACCACTTCTACTCTGACAACTGAATTAtgctaa